The Halogranum gelatinilyticum genome contains a region encoding:
- a CDS encoding DUF5828 family protein encodes MEESISGFKQRGSWGDVVEHGERITRALRDAGADGSPFTDWDEWRPKAHERLSEDVNEKTAEQAVVGEGEGEKAGKGPDEDLQTAGEKISESYEKVGEGDNEGALDSWKDSIDHVARAADSAGRKAIRAVEGTVYRKVMTQLAPYYFDNELVSANIQKSTRGEGEPTFIFEVNVNDDTMKEEVSRRLGEYEDEIDRWHVDTPKETENVEAVEGVETPESGGTPNSTTN; translated from the coding sequence ATGGAAGAGAGTATCTCCGGCTTCAAGCAGCGTGGGTCGTGGGGCGACGTCGTCGAACACGGCGAGCGGATCACTCGCGCGCTCCGTGACGCAGGTGCCGACGGGTCGCCCTTCACCGACTGGGACGAGTGGCGACCGAAGGCACACGAACGTCTCAGCGAGGACGTCAACGAGAAGACCGCAGAACAGGCCGTCGTCGGCGAGGGCGAGGGTGAAAAAGCGGGCAAGGGCCCCGACGAGGACCTCCAGACCGCGGGCGAGAAGATTTCGGAGTCCTACGAGAAGGTCGGCGAGGGTGACAACGAGGGCGCGCTCGACTCGTGGAAGGACTCCATCGACCACGTCGCCCGCGCCGCCGACTCGGCGGGCCGCAAGGCCATCCGCGCCGTCGAGGGGACGGTCTACCGGAAGGTCATGACGCAGCTCGCGCCCTACTACTTCGACAACGAACTCGTCAGTGCCAACATCCAGAAGTCCACCCGCGGCGAGGGCGAGCCGACGTTCATCTTCGAGGTCAACGTCAACGACGACACGATGAAAGAGGAGGTCAGCCGTCGTCTCGGCGAGTACGAGGACGAGATCGACCGCTGGCACGTCGACACGCCGAAAGAGACGGAGAACGTCGAAGCCGTCGAAGGTGTCGAAACCCCCGAGTCGGGGGGGACGCCGAACTCGACGACGAACTAG
- a CDS encoding carbon starvation CstA family protein translates to MVQVAVLVVLSLVTFTVGYVAYSRYLAQFVELDEDAETPAHKYEDGQEYVPAKKSVLLGHHYSSIAGGAPIVGPITAAAAFGWLPAILWIAIGNPLFGAVHDFMSLSASVRHEGKSIGYIIGEYVGERGKNMLLWFAFLTIILVIAVFALVVAVVFNAFPSSATASLIYMGLALAFGIYLYQLNLPFLPGAIAFVAMVFAGVWVGLEYPIVLVGESGLLGAAATWSWLPLAGAFGANVAAWVPVVVIYGFIASVLPVWVLLQPRDFLTSSLLYAGVGGMLLAVIVGTVLGFSSVTVDGTSYSALTTNTAAFKGFTSSLGPIFPFLFVTIACGTISGFHSLVSSGTTAKQLNNETDARAIGYGAMLGEGLLATTAVGAFALVGVSEFSSGVVGALANFPTGGAIMLSAGSSSLGFTIPPAAGAAFIGLVFVSFLLTSTDTAVRLGRYMFDEIVGVPETSVQETATNRYVNAGVQCLGGYVLVASGTWSSLWPLFGGANQTLAALALLSATLWLANWNDSKQLISTGVPMAIMLAVTLSALLWIGLYRTPLAAITALGEGSTLEAVSFAIQSLIALAMVYLASSIVWMGYKNLRDVRGSLGAVATDGGEPRDD, encoded by the coding sequence ATGGTACAGGTTGCCGTGCTGGTCGTGCTGTCACTCGTCACGTTCACGGTGGGGTATGTCGCGTATTCGCGCTACCTCGCACAGTTCGTGGAACTCGACGAGGACGCAGAGACACCGGCACACAAGTACGAAGACGGGCAGGAGTACGTTCCGGCCAAGAAGTCCGTTCTTCTGGGGCATCACTATTCGAGTATCGCGGGCGGGGCACCCATCGTCGGTCCCATCACGGCCGCGGCGGCCTTCGGCTGGCTGCCGGCGATTCTCTGGATCGCCATCGGGAATCCCCTCTTTGGGGCGGTTCACGACTTCATGTCCCTCTCGGCGTCGGTCCGCCACGAGGGGAAGTCAATCGGCTACATCATCGGCGAGTACGTCGGCGAGCGCGGGAAGAACATGCTGTTGTGGTTCGCGTTCCTGACGATCATCCTCGTCATCGCCGTGTTCGCACTGGTGGTGGCGGTCGTCTTCAACGCCTTCCCGTCGTCGGCGACGGCGAGCCTCATCTACATGGGGCTCGCCCTGGCGTTCGGGATCTATCTCTACCAGCTCAATCTGCCGTTCCTGCCCGGTGCCATCGCCTTCGTGGCGATGGTCTTCGCCGGGGTCTGGGTTGGCCTGGAGTATCCCATCGTCCTCGTCGGCGAGAGCGGACTGCTCGGAGCCGCGGCGACGTGGAGCTGGCTCCCGCTCGCCGGTGCGTTCGGCGCGAACGTCGCCGCGTGGGTGCCGGTCGTCGTCATCTACGGCTTCATCGCCAGCGTTCTCCCCGTCTGGGTCCTGCTCCAGCCGCGTGACTTCCTCACGTCGAGTCTGCTCTACGCGGGCGTCGGCGGGATGCTCCTCGCGGTCATCGTCGGCACGGTGCTCGGCTTCAGCTCGGTCACGGTCGACGGGACGAGCTACTCGGCACTGACGACGAACACCGCGGCGTTCAAGGGCTTCACCAGCTCGCTCGGCCCCATCTTCCCCTTCCTGTTCGTCACCATCGCCTGTGGGACCATCAGTGGCTTCCACTCGCTGGTGTCGTCGGGGACGACGGCCAAGCAGCTCAACAACGAGACCGACGCCCGTGCCATCGGCTACGGTGCGATGCTCGGTGAGGGGCTGCTCGCGACGACGGCGGTCGGTGCGTTCGCGCTCGTCGGCGTCTCGGAGTTCTCCTCCGGCGTCGTCGGCGCGCTCGCGAACTTCCCGACCGGCGGTGCCATCATGCTCTCTGCGGGCTCCAGTTCGCTCGGCTTCACCATCCCACCGGCGGCCGGTGCGGCCTTCATCGGGCTCGTCTTCGTGAGCTTCCTGCTCACTTCGACGGACACCGCCGTCCGTCTGGGACGCTACATGTTCGACGAAATCGTCGGCGTGCCCGAGACCAGCGTCCAAGAGACGGCGACGAACCGCTACGTCAACGCCGGTGTCCAGTGTCTCGGCGGCTACGTGCTCGTCGCCTCCGGCACCTGGAGCAGCCTGTGGCCGCTCTTCGGCGGTGCGAACCAGACGCTCGCCGCGCTCGCCCTGCTGTCGGCGACGCTGTGGCTGGCTAACTGGAATGACTCGAAGCAGCTCATCTCGACGGGCGTCCCGATGGCCATCATGCTGGCGGTGACGCTCTCCGCGTTGCTCTGGATCGGCCTGTACCGCACACCGCTGGCGGCGATAACGGCACTCGGTGAAGGGTCCACCCTCGAAGCGGTCTCCTTCGCCATCCAGTCGCTCATCGCACTCGCGATGGTCTATCTCGCCTCCTCTATCGTCTGGATGGGGTACAAGAACCTGCGCGACGTGCGCGGAAGTCTCGGTGCCGTCGCCACCGACGGCGGCGAACCGCGCGACGACTGA
- a CDS encoding M48 family metallopeptidase, with product MSSDTALTLRMAGTLALVLAVNLLCVLAFAFLLRPWLVPLTTGLTASLPPLAARVAEWTLLVAPLLGLALWLQLRYARRELLAEVDATEATRETHPELVTRLTRLASQMDVRPPTAAVVDSPVPNSFTVGGPRDATVVVSTGLLDALSGDELDAVLAHELAHVGNNDAAILTLASFLPALSNGDYAVFDRLDARLGGASTLLFGVGLVVAYGLSLPHLPGTPFGITSLVSFALTATLTVLLGGVALGLLSSPVVFLSRRLSRRRELVADHAGAQATGNPAAMVSALRRLDGGDERPTGDLRATETVRGLCFLPHGFDTERDDEFRVSTRSHPSLAERIENLRSLTASV from the coding sequence GACGCTCGCGCTCGTCCTCGCCGTGAACCTCCTCTGTGTCCTCGCGTTCGCGTTCCTCCTCCGCCCGTGGCTGGTACCGCTGACGACGGGGCTGACCGCCTCGCTCCCACCGCTGGCGGCGCGGGTCGCCGAGTGGACGCTCCTCGTCGCCCCCCTGCTCGGACTGGCACTCTGGCTCCAACTGCGCTACGCCCGCCGGGAACTGCTCGCCGAGGTGGACGCGACCGAAGCGACTCGAGAAACGCATCCCGAACTCGTGACGCGACTGACCCGCCTCGCCAGCCAGATGGACGTCCGGCCGCCGACCGCGGCCGTCGTCGACTCACCGGTCCCGAACAGCTTCACCGTCGGCGGGCCGCGTGACGCCACGGTCGTCGTCTCGACCGGCCTACTCGATGCACTCTCTGGCGACGAACTCGACGCCGTGCTCGCGCACGAACTCGCGCACGTCGGGAACAACGACGCCGCGATTCTGACGCTCGCCTCCTTTCTCCCCGCGCTCTCGAACGGCGACTACGCGGTCTTCGACCGCCTCGATGCTCGGCTGGGCGGCGCGTCGACGCTCCTCTTCGGCGTCGGTCTCGTCGTCGCCTACGGCCTGAGCCTGCCGCATCTGCCGGGCACGCCGTTCGGCATCACCTCGCTCGTCAGCTTCGCGCTGACGGCGACGCTGACGGTCCTGCTCGGCGGGGTCGCACTCGGCCTGCTCTCCTCGCCCGTGGTCTTCCTCTCGCGGCGGCTCTCGCGACGGCGCGAACTCGTCGCGGACCACGCTGGCGCGCAGGCGACGGGCAACCCCGCCGCGATGGTCAGTGCCCTGCGACGGCTGGACGGCGGCGACGAGCGACCCACGGGTGACCTCCGGGCGACCGAGACCGTTCGGGGACTGTGTTTCCTCCCGCACGGCTTCGACACGGAGCGCGACGACGAGTTCCGCGTCTCGACGCGCTCGCATCCGTCGCTGGCGGAGCGAATCGAGAATCTGCGGTCGTTGACGGCGTCGGTGTGA
- a CDS encoding cupin domain-containing protein has protein sequence MGYRVVDTDAVEPAPDRPCEQRALSEAAGLTQMAVNRFVAEPGEQIPLAYHYHDEQEEVFYVLSGTLHVETPEETYTVEADQLFAVEPGSPQRAFNPEEAEEPVAVVAVGAPPAADDAHAYDPDA, from the coding sequence ATGGGTTATCGAGTCGTCGACACCGACGCAGTCGAGCCGGCGCCGGACCGCCCCTGCGAGCAGCGGGCACTCTCCGAAGCGGCTGGACTGACACAGATGGCTGTCAACCGCTTCGTCGCCGAACCGGGCGAGCAGATTCCGTTGGCCTACCACTACCACGACGAGCAGGAGGAGGTCTTCTACGTCCTCTCGGGGACGCTCCACGTCGAGACGCCCGAGGAGACCTACACGGTCGAGGCCGACCAGCTCTTCGCCGTCGAGCCGGGCAGCCCCCAGCGGGCGTTCAATCCCGAGGAGGCCGAGGAGCCGGTCGCCGTCGTCGCCGTCGGCGCGCCACCGGCGGCGGACGACGCCCACGCCTACGATCCGGACGCATGA
- a CDS encoding ArsA family ATPase → MRKFVFFGGKGGVGKTTVSSAYALKCANAGLDTLVVSTDPAHSTSDVFDQQFSDTPQAVDGVEGLWAMEIDPDDEVERHLMETKRAMGDQVSAAMVNEVDRQIEMAHQTPGAYEAALFDRFIDVMRNSEEYDRVVFDTSPTGGTLRLLSLPEFLEGWIDRLLAKRKQSVKLFERAAIGNNEPRRMMDGDPIIARLEARKEQFEFAGDVLRNEAAFFLVVNPDELSLRETRRAVDGLDDYGLDVRGLVVNKLSPEPGPDEEGVGAQFLRQRVATERERLRELREDFETPVVAEIRLRVAEVKGDFLADVAEELGIDVVVEADAV, encoded by the coding sequence ATGCGCAAGTTCGTCTTCTTCGGCGGCAAGGGTGGGGTCGGCAAGACCACCGTCTCCAGTGCCTACGCGCTCAAGTGCGCGAACGCCGGTCTCGACACGCTCGTCGTGTCGACCGACCCGGCGCACAGCACCTCCGACGTCTTCGACCAGCAGTTCTCCGACACCCCCCAGGCCGTCGACGGCGTCGAGGGGCTCTGGGCGATGGAGATCGACCCCGACGACGAGGTCGAACGCCATCTGATGGAGACCAAACGCGCCATGGGCGACCAGGTGAGCGCGGCGATGGTCAACGAGGTCGACCGCCAGATCGAGATGGCCCACCAGACGCCCGGCGCGTACGAGGCCGCACTGTTCGACCGGTTTATCGACGTGATGCGGAATTCCGAGGAGTACGACCGCGTCGTCTTCGACACGTCGCCGACGGGCGGGACCCTGCGACTGCTCTCCTTACCGGAGTTCCTCGAAGGCTGGATCGACCGCCTGCTCGCCAAGCGCAAACAGAGCGTCAAACTGTTCGAGCGCGCCGCCATCGGCAACAACGAACCCCGGCGGATGATGGACGGCGACCCCATCATCGCCCGCCTGGAGGCCCGAAAGGAGCAGTTCGAGTTCGCGGGCGACGTCCTGCGCAACGAGGCGGCGTTCTTCCTCGTCGTCAACCCCGACGAGCTGTCGCTCCGCGAGACGCGACGGGCGGTCGACGGACTCGACGACTACGGGCTGGACGTGCGGGGACTCGTCGTCAACAAACTCTCGCCGGAACCCGGTCCCGACGAGGAGGGCGTCGGCGCGCAGTTCCTCCGTCAGCGTGTCGCCACGGAGCGTGAACGCCTGCGGGAACTCCGCGAGGACTTCGAGACGCCCGTCGTCGCCGAGATTCGCCTCCGGGTCGCCGAGGTCAAGGGCGACTTCCTCGCCGACGTGGCCGAGGAACTCGGTATCGACGTGGTCGTCGAAGCCGACGCGGTCTGA